tatgacagATTATAAtggattaatttttataatattttctagaAACACTGTTTTTAAAATCCCATGAACCAGACGTTGCTTTAGATACTTTATGTCATTTAATTCTCTTGACAACCATTATGAAATAGAAATCGTTTGCCTACCTGTTCTAGAATCTGCTTTCTCTCCTGTATATAGGttccattaaaaatttttctttgttgctcagcctttttataaaataataactatGATTTTTAACACGGCAGAAGAATGAATTTTACTTTGAGAAAAGCAGCTAACAGAAGTAATAGCACTGTTAAATACGTTAACAAGGAAAAGGGGTGCTTTGCCAGCAATGCTGTAGAACAGACATGGACCAACTACAGCTCACTTtggtaaataaagttttgttggaacATGACCACACTCATTTGTTTGCATATCACCTATCTGCAGTTTTTGTATAGTAACAACAGTGGAGTTGTAACCTAGACTGTATGGCCCACATAGCCTAAAATATATGCTATTGGGACCTTTACAGAAAAACTTTAAAAGCGaaagtgttaatctctcagtcatgtccgactctggactgtagcctgccaggctcctgtgtccattgaatcctccaggcaggaacactgaagtgagtagccattcccttctccaagggatcttcccaacccagggatggaacccaggtctcccacattgcaggcagattctttaacatctgagccaccagagagtcTAGATTTCTCCCCTTCATTGAGTCAGGTGTACTCCTTTAGAAAGCCAGAGACTTCGTTGGGAAACACATCAGAAAATGGTTTCgtaaatgattttttcctaacTTGGTTTTCCTCTCAACCCGGCAGGTACCAACCAAGAAGCTAaagaaatatgagaaagaatatcaGACAATGCGAGAGAGTCAGCTGCAGCAGGAAGACCCGATGGATAGATACAAGGTATGGGAGACACGTGTCACCTGTCTGAGCCAATGTCTTCTTTCCCCTAAAGCCGCAATTGGGAGACATTCGTTCCCCCTATTCCTTCTTGATTGATGTTAACTCTGACTTTGCTCAATGTCCAGGTATGTTTTCATCTCAGGAGACTCCTGAGTAGCCAAacataatatttcttttctttcagtttgtaTATTTGTAGGTAACTTCACCTGTTGCATTTATACTGGGAGTCTTCATAAGAAgctgaaagaaagggaaaaagaaaagagagaaagtggCTATCAACTACTttcaaaaatgaggaaaaaaaaagaaaaatggcaaagtACGGTTTTAGCTGTGCACGGTCACATCCACAAAGACTTTTAGAAGGCGAACTGTTCCAAGACTGGTACAAGAATGTTTCAGACTTATCCCTGTTTGTAGCCAATGTTAAAGATACAAACTCattcaaaagtaaaaaataaaaaccacaaaagGTATATTGAGCACAGTCATGGTGTTTGTTGCAACATTTATTTCCATGAACAAATTTATAAAAAACAGTGACATTTCATTACAGAGTTCAGttccaaaatgaaaatgattCAGTTTAATATCCCAGTTAgttgcagtattttttaaaagttgggcTGGTTATAGTGATGTCCTCAATGGTAATTAGCAACAGTTTCCATAAAGCAGTGTTGGGGAAATACTGACCCCAACCTTACTTTTTTCTGACTGAAATATTAGTGTCTCTCTTCAGCATGTTTTAATTCTTCAGATTCCTACAGACGTATAATGATTCCCTCTCCACACCAGTACATTAGGATAAGAGAATACTGTATTCATACACTGAGTCCCAGCAATGCTGAAACAACTTGCCAAAAAAAGTACTGTGATGACATTGTTAATTAAACCACTCACTGTGAGATGCCTTCCACTTCTGTAGCTGGAGTGGCCTTTATGTCGTCAGAGAGCTGGCCACCGGCCACTGCAGCCACGCAGTCTGTCTTGTTTCTGTTGCTGAATTGAATAGCATGGAACATTGACATAGAGGAGTGGTGGAAGGCAGTATGGATTCTGTAGTCAGATCTGAGTTCAAAACGTgaatttctgaaaaagaagacaGGATTTGGAGTCCAAGTTGAGGGTTTTAACCTCTATGCCACTGTTCAGCATCTTAGACTAATTATTGGACctcttctgcatctgtaaaatgagtagCATACACGTTTCCTTGAAGAATTGTTGCGAAGATGAGGTACGTTGTATGCAAAGTACCCAGCACATAGTTGGTGTTCAGTAAATGGTTGTTATTAGCCTTATTAGGCCTGCTGCCTCAAATTACCCAATTATTACTAGAATAATATCCCCTTAATTTGTGTCTGCCCCACCAGTCcctcacttctctttctcctattTCTCCCAAGTATTGTTAACCTAATAATCTAACATAAGTATGTTTCTCCCTTTGTTTATTAAACTAGCTGACAGTAGAATTCCCACATACTGCTATGCAGATAACTATTACCATATAAAGTACTCATAGTTGGAAGCTAATTTCCACCGCTCAATAAAACCAATTTTAATGTAGCTTATGTAGCATGCTGCTGTAGAAAGCTTTGAAgtagtaattataaaatatttttaagaatccAAAATGAAACTCTCCTGCTGCTTGCATCATTCTGATTTTCTTATTGCTGCCATCATTCTGAGTGAAGTCTGGGAAGGGTTCTTTAAATAGAAGACAGGGAAATGAAAGACTAAAATTGTGTATTCAAATTCAGTCTGGAACTGAACTTGTTATTGTTTCTTATATCCTTTTTATGTCAAAGCAGGCACATATAAGTGAATAGTacaatgctattattattattttcttaaaaagtgacTATCACACATATACTATTGATGTGTACAATTTTTACTGAGAAGTCAAAGTAGAATTAAACTTATTTTTGCCATTTGTTTTGAACAAAGGTACTACTTTTCAGCTTAAATGCTCTATTTATGTATATAAGATATCCTCTATAGGTTTTTTTGTGTTATTATAATAGCTTGCTAATGCATCATTCAGCTAATATTCCTATACCCTTTTAATAATGTCTAAAAATTTGTACTGGAGATAAACCTGGTAAAGTTACGGTCCTCACGTTATAATTACATTTTCAAAGTGAGAGTGGAGCACATGGTGTTCACCCATCAGGAGATTTGTTCTTTCAGATAGTCAATATCTAGTTTAAGAAACTAATTACAGTTTTATTCATTAACTTAGGAAAGTAtcttagaaaatacattttagcaTCTTATAAATTTAATCCTGTCAAGAGTAAGATCTATGCCCTGGGCATAAGCACTTTACAATTCATTGTTCATGTCCAGGAACTGGGAACCTAGATATGAAAATTCTCAAGAATAACTTGGGGAAGATCTTTGAAGGCATTGAGTCAGAACTTACACAGTTCACTAACAATCCCTCCTCAACAGTTAGGATCTGTAGTGTTTAAAATGCCTTGTTTACCCCCTAGTTTGCCTCCTAGCTTAATTCAAGAGAATTAAGAAGGTTgtatcaattaaaaacaaagacccagaaatgTCATACCTTATGATAttccaagagattttttttcagctTGATACTGTTTCTCTTGGGCATGCTGGGGTACTGAAAGGGCTGTTTCAGGGAAACCAGACATGGATTTAAAGCTCCAACAAAGTAGAGATAACTTGCAGCACTCACATTCTTGCTGTGTCTATCTAAACATGTGttttgtgtctatttttatgaCATATGAAAATGTCTACTCTTGAGGTTATGTCAGCATACTCACCTGTACCTAACACTTGATGAAATGGCATcggtataaatttaaattttggaaCCCTAAGCATAATGCAAATGTTCTGGAATTTGATAATGGTGACAGTTGTACAACTTTGAGAATGtagaaaaaccactgaattgtacattttagaaAGATGAATTTTTGATAATGTGAATTATGTCCTCCCCGCCAAAAAAGACCTGCCAAGCTAAATGTCCCAAGAGAATTAACATCTGCCTGCCATGTTTTTTTCATAAACCTCAGTCATACCAGAGGTACCTGTGCAGGAACCATGCTTAAAGGAGGGAGGTCTCCTGTCAGAGTTAATCGATGACTGTAGATCCTGTATGTCCTCATATTTATAAGGGAAAGGCCAGCCAACAAAAGTGGGTGATGAATTCATccttatgtgtatgtgtgtatgtttatatacatatatgtatgcacatagaCAAAACCTATAAATAGGTAATGCATACATATGCACAGTGCCTGTGCTACCTGGTCTTGGAATAAGTTTGTATTTGAAACTCAGTGAGCTCTGTAATGACTGCTTACAGCCTCTGGTTactctttctgttttatcttcATGACTAGATTCCAAGATACAGAAAGGAAACTTTATTGGAAGAAGAATGTACAGTATTTATTATAAGCCTCTTTTATTATCCTTCTTAAGTTTGACCTGGCCGGATTTGTGTAGTGATTTTTATTTGCTCTGATGTTTTGGTTTGCATATTTATAAATTTCAGATTAAGCGAAATACAAGGTAAAGAGTTGTCTGTAGAAATACATCATGTATACTTTCATCTGGGGATTTATACAATCCCCAGAAAACAAACATTCATGGATATGTACAGCTGttttagtcattttaaaaattagtagccAAGCACCTAATAGGTGGTTATCAAGTTCAGaagtttaaatattgttttttattttaagatgatGAACTGTTTTCATTTGAGGGAAGTTAGTTTTCTAATGATGTAATCATTAATGGCAATTTTAGAGAACTACAGCCTTCATCTGTCTTTAGAAGATGATatgcttttcttgtttaattAAAGAAAGAACTACTTGTACAAATGTGAGTTAAGCCTTCAAAAAGCACAGCTAATTAATTAAATTCAGTGAATTTCCCAAAGTGTAATGAAGGTTATATTATTACCTATTCTGGTTGGGCAAATCCTAGAAAGAATCAGGAATGTTTAAAACCCTCTTGGGTTTTGGGAGACAGTATTATAAATACATAGTTTCTAATTGAAGGATCTTATCTATATTCAGTATAATTAAATTTAGAATGTTTAACTTCTTTCTTGAGGTTAgacataatactttttttttcttttttaactaaaatgtaattcaaacagaaagaaaatgactcCTGTAATTTCACAGAAGGTTTTACTTGCCCATACTAATTTTTGTAGAGCAGTTGTCCctgcatgtaatttaaaattaagcTGTTTAATTATAAATAGTACAAACAAGGTTTTCTAAATAAAGCttaatttgtatttgtattaTTTGCTATCCTTACATATCTAAGGAAATAATTTACAACAGtgatcatattttgtttttaaattatgctaAAGTTTAAATTATACTAAtcatatctggaaaaaaatgatcctcacccctgccccattttgttttgttttgttttcgtaTTGGACCCTTCCTTACTCATAGAAGTTAAGAGAAGTGAATCcgtctttgaaaaatgtttttcatccaatgaaaataaacatattttattatttttcacatcaCAGAGATGTTACTGGCTTTTGGAAATATTTGTTATGAAATCACATGCTTTTAATGAATAGTGATAATCAAGAGGATGGTTTCTATCTATCTGTGACAACTTAACTATAAACCTCAGATGGCTGccgctctttttctttttgctcttggCTAACTCATGTACTCACTGCTGTAGGATGGTGGAGAAGGCAAACCTAGGCTCTCTTGATGCTTCTGGAGCCACTTAGCTAAGAAGGAGCAGGTGGTTTCTGATGATGCTTGTCTGCTGATTGAGTTATACTTAACACTCAGGGGAGATACAAAGGTTATGCATATTAAGAATTTCTCAGTATGTTTATCAATGGTCTTTAGAATTAATGCTCCaaaatttttcttcaatttttagtACGTCTTGTTTCCTGTTAGAGGAGGATGACTGGAAAATTACATCACACTCCTGTTTCTACATCATCTGTAAcccatttgctttttaaaaatttgatgtaTACGCTAGAGTAGTAGAGAGATTTATAAACCATATGGCCCGTGGGCCAAATATggcccactgcctgtttttgtaaataaagttttattggaacacagccacatgcTTATTATCTATCACTGTTTTTACAcaacaatggcagagttgagtagctgCAACAAAGACCATATGGCctacaaagcctgaaatatttactgtctgggcGTTTACAttaaaagtttgctgacccctgtgcTAGAGTATAATCTAAGATGGTTCTTAAATGCTAAAAGAAATTCAGTCTGGTTTGCCAACTGCCAGTTAGTTACTACTGAcaagattttctctttagtttgacatttaaaattgtttaaatttcCACCAGAAAGATAAAACTGGCTGTGTTGGGTGAAggaagaggatgaaatgatttcAGATATCCAGATTTGCTTTCTCAAATCTCATCTACAATGTagacatttaaacatttttgtctGTAGGCATTTGTCTTTAAATGtcaaaaaaactgatgaaatttgAATATGATGACTATCAAGGCTTTTGAAAGAGGCACCCAGAAGAAGAAAGGTGAGAGTTGAGTGTGTTGTTGCTAATAAAATTGCCCTGAGTCTTttaggaaaacattttctctgGACCCTGGAATGTCTTTAAAAGCATGTGCCAAGAATTCATTATAGCAGCAGACAGCAAGCACACCCAAAATACTGAGCTAGAGTTTATAAAGCCGCCTCCTTCTccatcattttttcctttaaggctgagtttattttcttctgattgcCAGCTTCACATTTCTCTGGTTTCTCATCTTGGAAAAAATCACTTTCACCATTCATTATACTGCTTCACCCAAACTCCAATCCCCAGACACGAAGGAGACCTGGGACCTtcgtttttctttctcatttccctgACCAACAATATAATTCCATTGCCTGAAGATGAAATATTTTGCAAGGTTGCTGGCTTTGTCATGCCTGAAGATGAAATATTTTGCAAGCTTTCTGGCTTTATCATTGAAGGAAGTTCCTTCCGCCCAGTTCTTAACAACACAGTGTAAACAACTCACACCCTAGTTGCAAATAGTTCCACAGACAGCGTTTGCATCAGTCGTGCGGACTGCAAATAGCAGTGTGGAGAGGGAGGAGCTTAGTGTATCACTCTTCGCTCCCATTGGCTGCCTCAAGTATAATTTCTTCCATCAAACGTTAGCTGTCCTGGAGAGAGCATAGAGTAAATGACACTCTAAGGAAAAACAACAGAGCAAAATAGCATTACCAAGTGTCTGTTTTTTGTTATCACCATTTCCTAATTGTATTAGTAGGTGTGCAATTTCAttggatattcttttttttttttttcaattgtcttTGTACCTATGATTGAAAACGATAGTTGGTCTGTGACTTTTGAGGAGGTAAGtttttttgtctgtgtgtgtctgtaacaTCAGCGTCTGTCTCTCCGAAAAATGCAGTATCCTCCTCCCCCAAGATACTAATCCAACTTTCCTGGTTACACATCTCCTATGCAGGGGGGATGAAACTAAGGAGAAAAGTTGCTCTCTGCTTTTTGTGCACATGTTGTTAACTGTGTGACATGGAGGAGGTTTCCAAGAGTGTGATGTAAATTTGCAGGGTTATGTAAGCCTTGTCTCCTGTAGTCTTTTCCGAAAGGCAAGGGAAGCAATTTGCCTGTGTTGTCTATGGGCTCTGAGCGGTCAGCACATCTGCTCGGGCAGACGTGTGGCGTGTGAGCATTTCTGCCCTGGCTGAGGTTAGGGGGCCACTTCAGTCTTTCTCTGGTGGACACCCTTGCCAACATTTCAGAATGAACCAGGCAAGATTACTACCTTTCCCAAAGCTAACCTATCTTCTTTAGTATAAAGGCAAACTGTTTCTTGAATCAGTCAGTTCTAAAAACAGTTTTGACTCCTCAGAAAGGCTGGAAGAGACAGCCAAGTCATGTCATCTCTCTTTACCCCGTGGTAAGTGTGGGCAGGTTCTTCTTCACGGAAAGTCTCCATCTGACCACCCCCAGGTTCATACTTTGGAGGACGATACTGCATTTTTGGCCCCAGAGCTTGCTTCCCCACGTGTCTGTGAGTGCAGAACAGGAGTCCACACTCCCCACCGTGCTGCTTGCTTTGCAGACACTGAACTGAAGCTTCTTGCTAGAGCAAAAGCCAGTAGGCTTGCCCCCTAGGCTATTTTGCTTTTTAGGGacccccgtgtgtgtgtgtgctcagtcgtgtccaactctgcaaccccaggagccagctgtagcccaccacattctctgtccgtgggattatccagACAACACtgctggagagggttaccatttcctcctctgggggatctttctgacccagggattgaacacacatctcccactttggcaggcaaattctttaccgcagagccacctggaaagcctaacAGACCCTCAGACACCCATAATTTCTCCCAGATCTTCCTCTTTCCATCCCACTCCCTGGGCATTGTGTCAAAGGTTCGAGTGGTGACAATCATGGTAATAGGAAATGGCCGGTCAAGTTTCAGCTGCGCTCATACCTCTTTCTTATATAGCATAACCCATCAGACATTTATTTCTAATCAATAGTGAAGTAGCTACCTGGTGtgttttttaagttctttgaaCAAAGTGTGTGTCCACTAGTGTTGTATGCCTTTCATgtgaagtgaaactgaaagtcgctcagtcgtgtccgactctttgtgactccatggactagtccatagaattctccatagccttttccttctccaagggatcttcccaatccaggaatcaaacccaggtctcctgcattgcgggtggattctttaccagctgagccacaagggaagcccaagaatactggaatgggtagcctatccttgctccaggagatcttcccaccccaggaatcaaaccggggtctcctgcattgcaggcggattctttaccaactgagctatgagggaagccccttaccTGGAGGTTGTTTTAACTTGGTTCTAAGCCTTTGACACTGTAACGTGAAAAACTGGTAGCTGCAACATTTCCACTTGTGCCAAATTAATGCAATGTAAATAAATAGTTGAGGGAGCTCTTTGTGCCTTGGAGACCTCCAAGTGCAACTTCAGGAGAAATAGGACACTTGGGAATAGGTATTCAAGTCATCCTACCGTGGTCTCTTTTGAAGGGATTTatcaagaaatgagaaaaatctctTCCCGGCCTGAAGCATTCTGCCTTGTGAAATATGTTATGATGAAATTGTGCTGGATATTGCTGCTGCTTTCTGACAAGGAGGGAGTTTATTGGAAAAGTTTCTGaatgatatttttttaatctaagtttCCACCCAGTATGTAAGTTGTACCCACAAAAAGGGGTCATAGTTTGATAGATCAGAATGAGAGACTAATCTCTATCCCCTGCTAGAATTTGGATGACTTCAGCACAGACTAAAAGATTCAAGGGTAGACCCAAACAGTATTTGAAGGGTATAATTTTCCCATACAAATATGTACACTATCTTTCCAGGAATATATCTTGGGGAAGGGTTCCTGGAAAGGTGGCAGTTTTGAGGGATTCCATTGTATCTTAGTCACAGAGGTGCACCCATTATAGTTTCACATAGCTTCTATTAggagtaaacttttaaaaagttcttgTTCTGGCATTTTATCCTCTCCAATGAAATTGATATTctgaattactttttattttttaacaactttttaaaCACATGTATTACAAATTTATTGTAGACAActtggaaacattaaaaaaaaagacaacaataataataatccacTATCCACAGTTAATATTATTTGTGTTATTATAAAAATGGGATTTTCTAGTTacttgtctatttttttcctcataagataacatacaggctaccccagtgggccagtggtaaagagtccgcctgccaatgcaggagaagcgggttcgatccctgggttgggaggatcccctggagaaggaaatggcaacctactccagtattcttgcctgggaaatcccatggacagaggagcctggcgggctacagtccatggggtcacaaaagagccagacaccacttagcgactaaacagcacaTTAATACATACAAAGATAGCATGCAGATTTCTCCTGTCATTAGATATTTTTTACTTATGTGTTAACACTCTAttgggattgttttctttttcagtagctctctttttcaaaaatgttttgacTGTTCCCGACTATCCCAGTCTGTgttttccaaaggaaaagataGAAGTGGGCCCTGTTGCCTGAGTGCAGTCAACGTGCAAGTTTGTTCTTTGGCTTCTCTGCTGGCCCTGTTTTTGGATCTTCTGCCTCCATAAAGAGTCTCAGGCTTTGCCCTTACCATCTGTTTCTTAGCCCGTttctaaaagacaaaaagaagttAGGTTTTCCTCTTTTCAAGTCCAGGTTGTTCTATAGAAGATAAAATtcactccctgcccctccctctgctCTACCCCTCTGCCCCTCACTCCAGTCTGATACACTGCCTTCCAGGGCGTAGAGAAGGCGTAGATTCGTCTTCTGGTTGCGCAACACTGCTTTGTCTTGAGTTTTTGCCGCGCTTGCAGAAAACGCTGTTGGGAGTGTAAATCTGAAAAACAGGAAGGTCTCATCACATTGATGTCTTTCCTGTCAGCTCTCTTTTGAATCATCTGTAACTGCTAACAATAGCAAAGACAGCACTTTTGATACTTTGAAATGGAGGACACTAAATTGCTCTTGGGAAAATAGAGTGAATGTACACAGTTTATAATGACTGGTTAAGGGGAGTCCATGCTTCATAAGAATGAGTGACTTGCTTCTTTCATCATAGAgctgtttcacatttttttctgggagttcaaggggaaaaaaaaccaactcaGCCATTTATTTTACCCAGAATCTTTTAATttgaagttttgtgttttttttttttttaaaaagcataacaaACTCTGAGACGTTATCATAAGGACTGTTGCTCATACCAACAAAGAAATTGGCCTTCAAAAAAGTAAATGCCTTCAtatccaaaaagaatgaaaatatcagTTGATAGCAAAACAGACCAAACTGTGTATCTTAAATATACTCAATTAATTTAAACCCTGAAATGGGAAAAACATTTCAGAGAAATGCCTAGCGGTTTTCGCAATTTCATCCCTACTGTCGTGCAGTTTCCTTTGTGGTCCAGGGTGGGATTATCGTGCATGTTTCCAGCAAAGACTTGCCTGTGTCTGCCTTCTGGGTCTCTATGAAAATCTCACAGGATTGGGGGTGGCTTTGGAAAGTTTGCTTTCCGTGGCATGGTTTTTATGATGAAGCCCTGTCTGGGGGGCTGACGGGGTTGTAGTTTCACCGGGTAGAGTTCTGCAGCTGCACCGCTCGCTTAACCCACCGTTGTTTCCCAGACAGCAGTCCTGCCTTCCTGTGCCACTCGCGCCTTCTCCTTCTGACACTTCCAAAAGTTCACTTTGCTGTTTTTGTCGCTTGTCTTTCCTCACCAGCTCCATC
The genomic region above belongs to Cervus elaphus chromosome 14, mCerEla1.1, whole genome shotgun sequence and contains:
- the RABGAP1L gene encoding rab GTPase-activating protein 1-like isoform X8; the protein is MMEEISIMVAYDAHVFSQLHDEDFLTSLVAISKPRSMVPTKKLKKYEKEYQTMRESQLQQEDPMDRYKFVYL